A genome region from Setaria italica strain Yugu1 chromosome III, Setaria_italica_v2.0, whole genome shotgun sequence includes the following:
- the LOC101775252 gene encoding protein IQ-DOMAIN 1: protein MGRKGKWFDTVQRILSASEPDPAETDAKVTFVTRARRDHLLNSYEKAAKQRDKPSFKKIWQFGRSNSSGASTSAAQAPDREAHQPQPPPSPRPDQQQAEEITAEAQHAETSCDEGDVRPTEVASKAGAGAAEAAAAARPTVTTPRVWTARSKEDIAATRIQAACRGYLARRAHQDRGMARLMSLVEGFTVKRQTEEALYCMQTMTRIQTQIYSRRLKTEEDKKALKGQIKVKQSMDKTKIGEGWDHSLQSKEQMEAVMMMKHEAASRRQRALSYAFSNQWRNRNPSSARAAPAPMFMDPGNPNWGWSWTERWMAATRPWENQTAVPDNGRAAPKSAGRMPRVAVSIQIPTTTTPKGRSRPPNWPSLPSPSTPPPRSPSLSARTAVPASPRSGTLHSSSGLQPVRRPRSSQELSVSSPRRAVPASPRGGGGSGTPLHASSGLHPDRRPRSSQELSVSSPRRAVPSSPRGGGSGSPLHASSGMQLERRPRSSQERAVSSPRQGAKAAPLRRTTSLRAELPRRLSLGSATAAVAAGDDEGAPLTPSYMQPTRSVKAKARCASPSASAAAEMFDATESGPPPLQVTSPSSAKKRLSLAFVDKPSASSPSKAAAERVTRRHSQPPSPRMSRT, encoded by the exons ATGGGGAGGAAAGGGAAGTGGTTTGACACCGTGCAGAGAATTCTGAGCGCTTCTGAACCTGATCCTGCGGAGACGGATGCTAAGGTAACATTTGTAACACGAGCCCGCAGAGATCATTTGCTCAATTCCTACG AGAAGGCTGCGAAGCAGAGAGACAAACCGAGCTTCAAGAAGATATGGCAGTTCGGCAGATCGAACTCTTCCGGTGCTTCCACCTCTGCGGCGCAGGCGCCGGATCGGGAGGCCCACCAGCCTCAACCGCCACCATCGCCACGGCCTGATCAGCAGCAGGCCGAGGAGATCACCGCAGAGGCGCAGCATGCGGAGACAAGTTGCGACGAAGGCGACGTGCGTCCGACGGAGGTGGCTTCAAaggctggcgccggcgccgcggaggcggcagcggccgccCGCCCCACGGTGACCACGCCGAGGGTGTGGACTGCGCGTTCGAAGGAGGACATTGCCGCCACCAGGATCCAGGCGGCTTGCAGGGGCTATCTG GCAAGGAGAGCGCACCAGGACAGAGGGATGGCTCGGTTGATGTCGCTGGTCGAGGGGTTCACCGTCAAGCGCCAAACCGAGGAAGCATTGTACTGCATGCAGACGATGACGAGGATCCAGACCCAGATATACTCGAGGAGGCTCAAGACGGAGGAGGACAAGAAGGCACTGAAGGGTCAGATCAAGGTTAAGCAGAGCATGGACAAAACAAAG ATTGGTGAAGGCTGGGACCATAGCCTTCAGTCCAAGGAGCAGATGGAAgctgtgatgatgatgaagcacgAAGCCGCTTCAAGGAGGCAAAGGGCGTTGTCATACGCATTTTCTAATCAG TGGAGGAACAGGAATCCTTCTTCAGCGAGAGCTGCGCCTGCTCCCATGTTCATGGACCCCGGGAACCCGAACTGGGGTTGGAGCTGGACGGAGCGCTGGATGGCGGCTACGAGGCCGTGGGAGAACCAGACAGCGGTGCCGGACAATGGCCGCGCCGCACCGAAAAGCGCCGGTCGAATGCCTCGTGTGGCCGTCTCGATTCAGATACCCACGACGACAACGCCAAAGGGCAGGTCCCGCCCACCGAACTGGCCGTCGCTCCCGTCCCCGtcgacgcccccgccgcggtCGCCGTCCCTCTCGGCAAGGACGGCCGTGCCGGCGAGCCCGAGGAGCGGCACGCTCCACTCTTCAAGCGGCCTGCAGCCCGTTCGCCGCCCGCGGAGCAGCCAGGAGCTCTCGGTCAgcagcccgcgccgcgccgtgccggcTAGCCCCAGGGGCGGGGGCGGAAGCGGCACCCCGCTCCACGCTTCCAGCGGCCTGCATCCCGATCGCCGCCCGCGGAGCAGCCAGGAGCTCTCGGTGAgcagcccgcgccgcgccgtgccgtcGAGCCCGaggggcggcgggagcggcagcCCGCTCCACGCTTCCAGCGGCATGCAGCTCGAGCGCCGCCCGCGGAGCAGCCAGGAGCGTGCGGTGAGCAGCCCGCGCCAGGGCGCCAAGGCCGCCCCGCTGCGGCGCACGACGAGCCTGCGGGCGGAGCTCCCGAGAAGGCTGAGCCTGggaagcgccaccgccgccgtcgccgcgggagACGACGAGGGCGCGCCGTTGACCCCCAGCTACATGCAACCGACCAGGTCCGTGAAAGCCAAAGCCCGGTGCGCGAGCCCGTCGGCATCGGCCGCTGCGGAAATGTTCGACGCTACCGAGAGCGGGCCACCGCCTCTGCAGGTGACCTCGCCGTCTTCAGCGAAGAAGCGCCTGTCCCTTGCGTTTGTGGACAAGCCTAGCGCCTCGTCGCCGAGCAAGGCGGCCGCGGAGAGGGTGACGAGGCGGCACTCGCAGCCTCCCAGTCCCAGGATGTCGCGGACCTGA